One window of Leptospira wolbachii serovar Codice str. CDC genomic DNA carries:
- a CDS encoding FmdB family zinc ribbon protein, giving the protein MATYDYHCNTCGKDFEHVQSMKDDALTECLCGKKGTVERRISASAGIIFKGSGFYVTDYKKTDSGSTPPSTGSSDSGTP; this is encoded by the coding sequence ATGGCTACCTACGATTACCATTGTAATACATGCGGAAAAGACTTTGAACACGTTCAGTCAATGAAAGATGATGCACTCACAGAGTGCCTCTGTGGAAAAAAAGGAACTGTCGAACGCCGAATTTCAGCCAGTGCAGGAATCATCTTTAAGGGATCTGGATTTTACGTAACCGATTACAAAAAAACCGACTCTGGTTCCACTCCGCCTTCGACTGGCAGTAGCGATTCAGGAACTCCTTAA
- a CDS encoding SH3 domain-containing protein, which produces MIRSRVFLAFSLVFLFIALVTYAFVDFREREDKAYDLYQSESYLKVLGLYQEKEIPSSELELTILSETISQLEKKLNEKETTKELQSFFQSRSETKLAEWETTRGTYYHIQDPYLPNLKKHGDGYKRALITKIVTLTKPIPKPEVTNLLLKLILEDPRGMEDRFSRALTNLLSFPFEPIGEIESEFLLQSLHFLANTTNTNLFHQTAILRGKNVNLRSGPGRENSEVGKITEPEQAICLEEDAGTETIAGSSGHWKRCYFPNLQRSAWIFSGFLTEVPPNPTLIAELEKRFKSSENEVRIDFEGWNGTQIPATFFGDYIPRDSVRISGETGFPIYGLTKESKGLQRICKKLAGDKNYFEFSFQPTDSNLPISFLELHLNYENKDHLAYSISLDKESIWVNKNRYVLDGEKRRENLSLHIGSRKGDKWNASLWRRNTGLIQSIHSFPLDESALSSGGYSWEICLPLAKEPNREQVILFEIRTGIH; this is translated from the coding sequence TTGATACGCTCCCGTGTATTTCTTGCTTTTAGCCTAGTTTTTCTTTTTATCGCCCTTGTTACTTATGCCTTTGTTGACTTTCGAGAGAGAGAAGACAAAGCCTACGACCTCTACCAATCGGAATCCTATCTCAAAGTCCTTGGACTTTATCAGGAGAAAGAAATTCCCTCCAGTGAATTAGAACTCACCATCCTTTCCGAAACCATCTCTCAATTGGAAAAAAAATTGAACGAGAAGGAAACAACCAAAGAGCTTCAATCCTTTTTCCAATCACGTTCGGAAACCAAACTTGCAGAATGGGAAACCACTCGTGGAACCTATTACCATATTCAGGATCCATACCTTCCCAATTTAAAAAAACATGGTGACGGTTACAAAAGAGCTCTCATCACAAAGATTGTGACACTCACTAAGCCAATTCCCAAACCAGAAGTGACAAACCTGCTCCTAAAACTCATTCTGGAAGATCCACGCGGAATGGAAGATCGGTTTAGCCGTGCTCTCACAAACCTACTTAGTTTTCCTTTTGAACCCATTGGAGAGATTGAATCTGAATTTTTATTACAAAGTTTACATTTTTTAGCCAATACAACAAATACCAATCTCTTCCACCAAACAGCGATTTTACGAGGAAAAAATGTCAACCTTCGTAGTGGACCAGGCCGCGAGAACTCCGAAGTGGGAAAAATCACGGAACCTGAACAGGCAATCTGTTTAGAAGAAGATGCAGGTACAGAAACCATTGCCGGTAGTTCCGGACATTGGAAGAGATGTTACTTTCCTAACCTACAAAGATCCGCATGGATTTTTTCTGGATTTTTAACAGAGGTTCCTCCCAACCCCACTCTCATTGCAGAATTGGAAAAACGATTTAAGTCTAGCGAAAATGAGGTTCGGATCGATTTTGAAGGTTGGAATGGAACCCAAATCCCTGCCACCTTCTTTGGTGATTATATTCCCAGAGACTCGGTTCGTATCTCAGGCGAGACAGGATTTCCGATCTATGGTCTAACTAAAGAATCAAAAGGTTTACAGAGAATTTGTAAAAAACTCGCAGGTGACAAAAACTACTTTGAGTTTTCCTTCCAACCTACAGACTCCAATCTCCCTATCTCTTTTTTAGAGCTCCACCTAAATTACGAAAACAAGGATCACCTAGCCTATTCTATCTCTTTGGATAAAGAATCCATTTGGGTAAATAAAAATCGATATGTCCTAGACGGTGAAAAAAGAAGAGAAAACCTGTCCTTACACATTGGATCTCGCAAAGGGGACAAATGGAACGCAAGTCTTTGGAGACGAAATACGGGACTCATCCAGTCCATCCATTCTTTTCCTTTGGATGAATCTGCCCTTTCATCGGGCGGTTATTCCTGGGAAATTTGTCTCCCACTAGCAAAAGAACCGAACAGGGAACAAGTGATACTCTTTGAAATTAGAACAGGAATCCATTAG
- a CDS encoding TolC family protein encodes MEQRSWVSSTLILLVSVGLLAAESGDKGFTLSLQDAVKYAIENNREVMQARLELAKADSSLMKYEGKYSWRALSKAELDQKQFPFNQNNIFTGTKTQTNTYSAGLEKLFTTGTYFKLEAKSQRFDSNAFEDPNKTPAGFTALGLPPLYTDTLSVTIAQDLLKNAFGANERNMEKILENQTEILREQMEDQVASKVVATLVDYWNYSVKESGYQTFEQLLKNTKNVRDLTIRKQGLGLSESFEVNQWNALLSQVEGQMAQASAEREEARRKLIRSLNLPEDTIFQKTTPLSESLPTKLDYQADIDYAYKHRADFRAIVRKKENAELSMKTAKNEALPSLKAAGTYGYQAQNTISPQNNYSDNRHGVFSYQYPVMQGSLDLSYPIMDKGVKAGIRDAEIQKRQVSLEEADLVKAVSDDVKTRIDILKASYQVLENAKRTEDESKKYYNGVLRSFQQGSFNALAVKNALDTHVQDQLSLVRVKVDYNINLHRYYVAKNALFEEYGVERSKLLPENL; translated from the coding sequence ATGGAACAACGTTCATGGGTTTCAAGTACATTGATCCTCCTCGTTTCCGTCGGCCTATTGGCTGCGGAATCTGGAGATAAGGGATTTACACTTAGCTTACAAGATGCAGTCAAGTATGCCATTGAAAACAACCGCGAGGTCATGCAGGCCCGTTTGGAGTTAGCAAAAGCAGATTCTTCTCTTATGAAATATGAGGGAAAGTATTCTTGGCGAGCTCTTTCCAAAGCGGAATTGGATCAAAAACAATTCCCTTTCAACCAAAACAATATCTTTACGGGAACTAAAACCCAAACCAATACCTATAGTGCTGGGTTAGAAAAACTCTTCACAACAGGAACGTATTTTAAGTTAGAAGCAAAGTCACAACGTTTTGACTCGAACGCTTTTGAAGATCCGAACAAAACTCCTGCGGGATTTACAGCTCTCGGCCTTCCTCCGTTATATACAGATACTCTTTCCGTAACCATTGCCCAGGATTTACTAAAAAATGCCTTTGGTGCTAATGAAAGAAATATGGAAAAAATCCTAGAAAACCAAACAGAGATTTTGCGGGAGCAAATGGAAGACCAAGTCGCAAGTAAAGTGGTTGCCACTCTTGTAGATTATTGGAATTACTCTGTGAAAGAATCTGGATACCAAACCTTCGAACAACTTTTAAAAAACACAAAGAATGTTCGGGATCTTACCATCCGCAAACAAGGACTTGGGCTTTCTGAAAGTTTTGAAGTCAACCAATGGAATGCCCTTCTCTCTCAAGTGGAAGGACAAATGGCACAAGCAAGTGCAGAAAGAGAAGAGGCTCGCCGTAAACTCATTCGTTCTCTCAACCTTCCAGAAGATACCATCTTCCAAAAGACAACACCTCTTTCGGAATCTCTTCCTACGAAGTTGGACTACCAAGCCGATATCGATTACGCATACAAACACAGAGCAGATTTCCGTGCCATCGTCCGAAAAAAAGAAAATGCAGAACTTTCGATGAAAACTGCTAAAAATGAAGCGCTCCCATCCTTAAAAGCTGCGGGCACTTACGGATACCAAGCGCAAAATACGATTAGTCCACAAAACAACTATTCTGATAACCGTCATGGAGTATTTTCTTACCAATATCCCGTAATGCAAGGTTCCCTTGACCTTTCTTATCCGATTATGGATAAGGGAGTGAAGGCCGGAATCCGCGATGCAGAAATCCAAAAACGCCAAGTTTCTTTGGAAGAAGCAGACCTCGTGAAAGCAGTTTCTGATGATGTTAAAACACGGATTGATATCTTAAAGGCTTCCTACCAGGTATTGGAAAATGCAAAACGCACTGAAGACGAATCTAAAAAGTATTACAATGGAGTGTTACGTTCCTTCCAACAAGGAAGTTTCAATGCACTCGCAGTCAAAAATGCTTTGGATACTCATGTGCAAGACCAGTTGTCACTTGTCCGAGTCAAAGTAGATTACAACATCAATTTACACAGATACTATGTTGCCAAAAATGCTTTGTTTGAAGAATACGGAGTGGAAAGATCCAAGCTCCTACCTGAAAATCTTTAA
- the sucD gene encoding succinate--CoA ligase subunit alpha, which produces MAVLVDENTRVVVQGITGKEGSFHATQMLEYGTKVVAGVTPGKGGQIWTSETGKTAPVRNTIKDAMIQDGANAAVIFVPPPFAADAILEGIFAEIPLVVCITEGIPTHDMLKVYSVLRNSKTKLVGPNCPGVINPRYNVKMGIMPGFIHTPGNIGIVSRSGTLTYESVASLTAAGLGQSTCIGIGGDPVPGMNHVEAVRLLNEDPDTEGIVVIGEIGGTSEEEAAAYIKAHVKKPVVGFIAGQTAPPGKRMGHAGAIISGGMGTATSKIAAMKDAGISICAHIGEVGDKMKQALKK; this is translated from the coding sequence ATGGCTGTATTAGTTGATGAAAACACAAGAGTAGTCGTCCAAGGGATCACCGGTAAGGAAGGATCCTTTCATGCGACTCAAATGTTGGAATATGGTACAAAAGTAGTTGCCGGAGTCACTCCAGGCAAAGGTGGCCAGATCTGGACTTCCGAAACAGGAAAAACTGCTCCTGTTCGTAACACCATCAAAGATGCAATGATCCAAGACGGTGCGAACGCTGCCGTGATCTTTGTTCCCCCTCCTTTCGCAGCTGATGCGATTTTGGAAGGAATCTTTGCTGAGATCCCACTCGTAGTTTGTATCACGGAAGGAATTCCTACTCACGATATGCTAAAAGTATACAGTGTGCTTCGTAATTCTAAAACGAAACTGGTAGGACCAAACTGCCCCGGTGTGATCAACCCTCGCTACAATGTAAAGATGGGAATTATGCCAGGTTTTATCCACACTCCTGGAAACATTGGTATCGTTTCTCGTTCAGGAACTTTGACTTATGAATCCGTTGCTTCCCTTACTGCGGCAGGCCTTGGCCAGTCCACTTGTATTGGAATCGGAGGAGACCCTGTTCCCGGAATGAACCACGTAGAAGCAGTTCGCCTCTTAAATGAAGACCCGGACACTGAAGGAATCGTTGTGATTGGTGAGATCGGTGGAACTTCGGAAGAAGAAGCCGCAGCTTACATCAAAGCCCATGTAAAAAAACCAGTGGTTGGTTTTATTGCCGGCCAAACAGCTCCTCCAGGAAAACGTATGGGTCATGCCGGTGCGATCATTTCCGGGGGCATGGGAACTGCCACTTCTAAAATTGCTGCAATGAAAGACGCTGGAATCAGCATCTGTGCACATATTGGGGAAGTAGGCGATAAAATGAAACAAGCCCTTAAAAAATAA
- the sucC gene encoding ADP-forming succinate--CoA ligase subunit beta: MKVHEYQAKEILRRHNANVPFGKVIDTVGDFEKAYSEVVQKSPVVVVKAQIHAGGRGKGGGVKVAKTKEDAKAAAERILGMQLITPQTGEEGKKVLKVYLEQGLEIAKEYYLSILLDRAFRKTIIMASTEGGMEIEEVAETHPEKIIKIQIDPGIGIQGSQVRELAFALGIPTEAQKSFTALVNSVYNAYIKEDAALLEINPLILTKQNEIIAGDCKMDLDENALYRHPENEALRDITEEDPYEVKAKEYNLNYVKLDGNIGCMVNGAGLAMATMDIVKLAGAEPANFLDVGGGANPTTVENGFRLILSDPNVKGIFVNVFGGIVRCDRVAVGIIEATKKVNVSVPVVVRLKGTNAEEGKKILNESGMNIVGVEGLRDAADKIVSLIKK; this comes from the coding sequence ATGAAAGTCCACGAATACCAGGCCAAAGAAATCCTACGTAGACACAATGCCAACGTTCCCTTCGGAAAGGTCATCGACACAGTCGGTGATTTCGAAAAGGCATATAGCGAAGTTGTCCAAAAATCACCCGTAGTGGTGGTGAAAGCCCAAATCCACGCTGGTGGACGAGGAAAAGGTGGCGGGGTCAAAGTCGCCAAAACCAAAGAGGATGCCAAAGCAGCAGCGGAAAGAATCCTAGGAATGCAACTCATCACCCCTCAAACCGGTGAAGAAGGAAAAAAAGTTCTCAAAGTTTATTTGGAACAAGGTCTTGAAATTGCAAAGGAATACTACCTTTCCATCCTACTCGATCGCGCTTTCCGCAAAACCATCATTATGGCTTCTACCGAAGGTGGAATGGAAATCGAAGAAGTTGCAGAGACTCATCCAGAAAAAATCATCAAAATTCAAATTGATCCAGGAATCGGAATCCAAGGTTCGCAAGTGCGTGAACTCGCATTCGCTTTAGGAATTCCAACGGAAGCACAAAAATCCTTCACAGCTCTTGTAAACTCCGTTTACAACGCATACATCAAAGAAGATGCCGCTCTACTCGAGATCAACCCACTCATCCTGACTAAACAAAACGAAATCATCGCAGGTGACTGCAAGATGGACTTGGATGAAAACGCTCTTTATCGCCACCCTGAAAACGAAGCTCTTCGTGACATCACTGAAGAAGATCCGTATGAAGTAAAAGCAAAAGAATACAACCTCAACTACGTAAAGTTAGATGGTAACATCGGATGTATGGTAAATGGGGCCGGTCTTGCGATGGCAACTATGGATATCGTTAAGTTAGCTGGTGCTGAACCTGCAAACTTCTTGGATGTCGGAGGTGGAGCGAACCCTACTACTGTAGAAAATGGCTTTCGTCTTATCCTTTCTGATCCAAACGTTAAAGGTATTTTTGTAAACGTATTTGGTGGTATCGTTCGTTGTGACCGAGTGGCTGTGGGAATTATCGAAGCAACCAAAAAGGTAAATGTATCGGTTCCAGTAGTGGTTCGTTTGAAAGGAACCAATGCAGAAGAAGGGAAAAAAATCCTGAACGAATCCGGAATGAATATTGTTGGAGTGGAAGGACTCCGTGACGCGGCAGACAAAATTGTCTCCCTAATCAAAAAATAG